The nucleotide sequence ATCATTTATTAAAATTATAGTATTGTGTAATAGAATTATGTTGGCTAAAGAAAACACGTCAGTTCGAGTGATTTTGAAAGTAGCGCTTCTCGATACATTTTGATTTATTGAGCACCCTGCTATTATTCAAAATCTTTCAAATCAAAACACTCGAAGTGACGAACATAACATTACGTATTATCGAGAACGCCGTCAGTTCGAGTGATTTTGAAAGTAGCGCTAGCGGTTTTCAAAATCGTATCGAGAACGAGAACCCGTCAGTTCGAGTGATTTTTAATAGTATGCGACAGCTTTACTATTAAAAATCGTATCGAGAACCACTTCTCGATACATTTTGATTTATTGAGCACCCTGCTATTATTCAAAATCTTTCAAATCAAAACACTCGAAGTGACAAACATGACGTATTATCGTGAACGCCGTCAGTTCGAGTGATTTTGAAAGTAGCGCTAGCGGTTTTCAAAATCGTATCGAGAACGTGAACCCGTCAGTTCGAGTGATTTTTAATAGTATGCGACAGCTTTACTATTAAAAATCGTATCGAGAACCACTTCTCGATAAATTTTGATTTATTAAGCACCCTGCTATTATTCAAAATCTTTCAAATCAAAACACTCGAAGTGACGAACATGACGTATTATCGTGAACGCCGTCAGTTCGAGTGATTTTGAAAGTAGCGCTAGCGGTTTTCAAAATCGTATCGAGAACGAGAACGCGTCAGTTCGAGTGATTTTTAATAGTATGCGACAGCTTTACTATTAAAAATTGTATCGAGAACCGAGAACTATAATCATCATTCAAACTTTTTCTTAGCCAAATTTACTAAGGAGTCATAATCTCCATTGATTAACGCTTCTTTCTTAGCTCTTGACCACTTTTTTATTTGCTTTTCTTTTTCAATTGCTAAAGTTATATCTGTAAATTCAGCATAGAAAACCAATTCAAGTGGTCTTTTATTAAAAGTATAACAAGTAGGATAAAAGCCTGAATTATGTTTAAACAATCGATCCGTTAAATTACTAGTTACACCTGTATAGTAACTATCATCAGAACACTTTAATATGTAAACATAGGACTGTTTCATTATAATCCGTTTTCAATATATCTATAACAGTAACAATAAGACTTCTCGATACGTTTTGATTTATTGAGCACCCTGCTATTATTCAAAATCTTTCAAATCTAAACACTCGAAGTGACGAACATGTCGTATTATCAAGAACGCCGTCAGTTCGAGTGATTTTGAAAGTAGCGCTAGCGCTTCTCGATACATTTTGATTTATTCAAAATCCTACACTTATTCAAAACCTTTCAAATCAAAACACTCGAAGTGACGAACATGACGTATTATCGTGAAAGCCGTCAGTTTGAGTAATTTTGAAATAGCGATAGCGCTTCTCGATACGTTTTGATTTATTGAGCATTCTGCCATAATTCAAAATCTTTCAAATCAAAACACTCGAAGTGACGAACGTATAGTCTTATCGAGAACCCGTCAGTTCGAGTGATTTTGAAAGTAGCGCTAGCGGTTTTCAAAATCGTATCGAGAACGAGAACGCGTCAGTTCGAGTGATTTTTAATAGTATGCGACAGCTTTACTATTAAAAATTGTATCGAGAACCGAGAACTATAATCGTCATTCAAAGTTTTTCTTAGCCAAATTTACTAAGGAGTCATAATCTCCATTGATTAACGCTTCTTTCTTAGCTCTTGACCACTTTTTTATTTGCTTTTCTTTTTCAATTGCTAAAGTTATATCGGTAAATTCAGCATAGAAAACCAATTCAAGTGGTCTCTTATTAAAAGTATAACAAGTAGGATAAAAGCCTGTATTATGTTTAAACAATCGATTTGTTAGATCACTAGTCACACCTACATAATAACTCTCATCAGAACACTTTAATATGTAAACATAGGACTGTTTCATTATAATCTGTTTTCAATATATCTATTACAGTAACAATAAGACTTCTCGATACATTTTGATTTATTGAGCACCCTACTATTATTCAAAATCTTTCAAATCTAAACACTCGAAGTGACGAACAAACTATCATTAAACCACCGTCAGTTCGAGTGAATTTTCAGAAAATGCGAATAGCTTTTTCTGAAAATTTGTATCGAGAACCACTCCTTTACACCTACCTTATCTCATTCAACATAGAGTCGAAAATACTCATATGAAGTTTGAGAAAATCCTTTTGGTCAAATTCTTTTTCTGCTTTTATTCTCGAGTAGTTTCCCATTCTTTTTCTGTCTTCTGGGGAATTAATCAGTTTTTCGATGGCATCAGCTAGTTCTTGGACAGACTTAACAGGTACTTTATAACCATTTAATCCCTCTTCAACACATTCCCTACATCCATTGGCATCCGTGGTAACAATAGGTTTACCCATGGCACAGGCTTCTATCAAAACAGTAGGCACACCTTCCTTATAATAGGATGGCAATACAACAATATCAGCATTTTTATAAACTTCGACCATATCCGAATGAAATCCCTCCCATTTAAGATAATCACCTTTTTCAATACTCTTTAGGTAGGTTTCAGAAACACAGTCTTTATTTCCATTATCAACCATACCTATTAACTTAAAGCATACTTTTCCAAAATACTTTGCTTCTAAAAGTCTAGCCGCTTCTACAAATTCGCGAATTCCTTTGTCCCATAGCATTCTTGTTGGCAAAACAACTACCAACTTATCTTTATTAACTATTTCTTGGGGTTTAAATTTCTCCAAATCTGCACCAATACCTTTGGTGAAACTAATTTTGTTTTTTGAACTTATCACACCTAGCCTACAGAGCTCTTTGTAATCTTCCTTATTTTCAAAAAGTAGATGACTATTTTTAGTATTAAAACCAATTTTCATCAATTTTACCATTATATACTGCACTAATCCACCTCCTTTTTTTGAAAAATTATATCCTAATCCACAAATTGCATTAACCGTTTTAATATTTAAAAGCCTTGTTATCAAAGAACCATAAATCACTGGTTTCATCGTTACATGATATATTAAGGATGGTTTTTGTGTTTGGTATAAACGGAAAATCTTTAAAATCAATTTCAATTCAAGAAAAAAATTAATTCTAAAACGAGAAATATCAATATTAACAAAATCAAGTCCTGAATCTTTAATTTCATTTGCCCTACCGGTATCTTTAGCAATTACAACAACTTCATAATGTTCTTGTTTTGCTTTTTTACCAATACTAAGTCTATGCATGATATAAAACCAATCAACATTGGCAACCATCAATATTTTTTTTTTCTCATTCATAGACTTTTGCCCCCTTTTTATTATAATAATTCAACAATTCTATAATAAGAAGTGCTAAACCAAAACTAGAGAGTATCTTTATACTACTATATAAATCCCCTCTCAAAAGATAAAACTCAAATCCCAAAAAAATATAAAAAATCAACTTTAGTAAGGACGATATTCTCCCCTTAGCATAACGATTATCTAAAAAAGCATTAAAAAAAGTTATTATTATTAAAAATAAAAGAATGCCAAAATACCCATAATTAGCATAGCCTTCTCCAAAAAAGGGCATCGATACATTTGTATAATTATAGCCAAGTTTTTGTGCGATTAAAGTTCCTGTTCCCATGGGACGATTATTCCATTGTGATTCTTGAATAAAAAAGAAAATGCTCCCTAACAATTGCCTACCATTAGTTACAACCTTTTCGTCTAATAAAAACACAAAATTTTGAAATGCATCAAAATGTCCAGTGTTAAATAAATGAAAATTAAAATCATAGCTTCCTTTATACACATCTCTAAAATTATTAAAGAGTGGAAACAAGACTAATAATCCAAATAAATACATTTTAATATAATACCTTTTCT is from Flavobacterium sp. NG2 and encodes:
- a CDS encoding GIY-YIG nuclease family protein; this translates as MKQSYVYILKCSDDSYYTGVTSNLTDRLFKHNSGFYPTCYTFNKRPLELVFYAEFTDITLAIEKEKQIKKWSRAKKEALINGDYDSLVNLAKKKFE
- a CDS encoding GIY-YIG nuclease family protein; translation: MKQSYVYILKCSDESYYVGVTSDLTNRLFKHNTGFYPTCYTFNKRPLELVFYAEFTDITLAIEKEKQIKKWSRAKKEALINGDYDSLVNLAKKNFE
- a CDS encoding glycosyltransferase family 4 protein, whose translation is MNEKKKILMVANVDWFYIMHRLSIGKKAKQEHYEVVVIAKDTGRANEIKDSGLDFVNIDISRFRINFFLELKLILKIFRLYQTQKPSLIYHVTMKPVIYGSLITRLLNIKTVNAICGLGYNFSKKGGGLVQYIMVKLMKIGFNTKNSHLLFENKEDYKELCRLGVISSKNKISFTKGIGADLEKFKPQEIVNKDKLVVVLPTRMLWDKGIREFVEAARLLEAKYFGKVCFKLIGMVDNGNKDCVSETYLKSIEKGDYLKWEGFHSDMVEVYKNADIVVLPSYYKEGVPTVLIEACAMGKPIVTTDANGCRECVEEGLNGYKVPVKSVQELADAIEKLINSPEDRKRMGNYSRIKAEKEFDQKDFLKLHMSIFDSMLNEIR